Below is a genomic region from Dryobates pubescens isolate bDryPub1 chromosome 26, bDryPub1.pri, whole genome shotgun sequence.
ACTCCACAATGGGATGCAATTAATGGGTACAAAACTGAGccacctgagctccttctgtgactgcctggtggctgtggggcaggctgtggatgtggtctgcctgggctgcagcaaggcctttgccaccatcccccacagcaagctcctggccaagctgtcagcccctggctgggacagcagctctctgagctgggttaggaactggctggaggctgagcccagagagtggtggtgaatggtgccacagccagctggcagccaggccccaggggtgtcccccagggatcagtgctgggtcccagcctgctccatatctttattgatgatctggaggaggggatggagtccatcagcagtgagtttgcagatgacaccaagggaCATCCACAtgcccctggcaggcagggccctgagtgctgctgctgcagggtaggCAGCTGTGCTTGTGCCACCCAAGCTTTCCTCAGCAGAAAATGCTCCTGGAGCTGGCCCATGGCTCTTGGGAGCTGTGAGgattctcctctcttctcatcaGGTGTGTTCATggccctgccttggcagctgATTTGCTGTGAGACCCTTCAGGGACAGAGCTGCATCCTCTGAAGGGAAAGcccacccagcagagcagggttctcaTGTGCTGAGGCTACAGCTGGAGGCATGAGCAGCTTGTTCTGAGGCTCATTCTTAGGTCATGTTCCTGGCCCCTTGGGAGATGCAGTCAAGTTCAGAAGGCATTTGAAGAGCAGTTAGTTTCAGCAGAGTCAAGCAAGAAGCTTCCTCTGGTGCTGGAGTGTGGCAGTCCCCTGTAAGCATGTTCTGATAGCTGGCAGTATCCATCCTGCAggccctggctggagctgctggggctggggcaggcctaaagttgctgctgtgctgcattcagaggaAAGCCTTCCAGTAATGGTTCTGATTCCTGTAGCAAATGGCCAGGTGCAAGCCTGCTGATCCTGGGCTTGCTGCTCATGTTTAGGGAGAGGAACTGCCAGTGGTGAAGGCttctcagagggctgcagaacctcccctgtggggccaggctgggagagttggggctgctcagcctggagaagagaaggctccagggagagctcagagcagccttgcagtagctgaagggctccaggagagctggggagggactctggacaagggctgggagtgagagacaaaggctttgagctgggggaggagagactgagagtggagaggaggaaggaattgttgagagggaggctggggagactctggcacaggctgcccagggaggctgtggatgcttcatccctggaggtgttcaggaccaggctggatgaggccttgagcagcctgtgctgctgggaggtgtccctgcctgtggcagtggggttggaactggatgaggtttaaggccccttccaattcAGGCCATTCTGTGATAAGAGGCAGACTTCTTTTGTCCCCAGCAGATGCTACCCCTGAGTGCAGCAGTTTCCACCTCTTGGGGGGGCACAGTCCCTAGGGCCTTAGGGCCCCAGATCAACTGCTGCCTGTTGGGTCTGACTCtgagctgcttccctgggctggGTAGAATGCAGAGGTGGATGTGCCCTCATTAATGCTTTCTGGCTTGCAATGACAGGATGGAGATGTGGTTGCCCCTCATCTAACCCCAATGAAGGAAAGCTGGAACAACAGGAGACATGATGGACACAGGACAGCTTCAACTCCCAGCTGCAAACAGAGGCTCACTTTTGACCAGTAGGGCCCCTtggtgctggcactgctgagtctgctgctgcagaggggggctccacctgagcagccagtggcaggggctggcagagtgTGTGGCACAATGCAGAAGTGCATTTTCCAGGAGAGTTTTCATGTAGATAATTTGAAGTGCATATTGCAACTGAATCTTTaacagctggcagcctgctccagcagagcaaaacccaaccctcagctgctcctgaatGTGTTGGCACCGTGGAgcaagggcagcctgaggcagTGCAGTTCAGTGtcactgcagagagtgctgaaGACAccttgcctgctcctgcttgctccTCAGCCCTTCTGGAGGTGATGCTGCTAGCAGAGGAACTTCCAGCTCAGCTCTTTTGGAGAGGGCTGTTTGCTTTGCAGTGCctgtggaagagaggaggagttAAGTGAGCctctggaagcagagaggtGAGAGAACTCGGCAGGAACTCTGCATGGCATCTCCAGGAGCAGCAAAACTGATGGCCttgcaagagagaaaaggagggggaggagaggaggctcttcAGTAGCCAAGGATCACCCTGGTGGTgtgcaggaagctgctgaggatgctgcctctgctgcaggtgacagcacagctctctggcagTGGCAATGCACTGCAGTGCCATGCAGCCTTTTGTTGCTGCATGGTGTGCTCCTGATACACTGAATGTTGTGTTCTTACTGTTGACACTGACTGCAGagtgctcagcacctcctggcttgagagctggcagggatgcagagctcctggctggtGGGGGTCTGCTGGGGACTGGTGGAGGTGGGCAAGgttcctgcaggctcagcaggaaGCTTTGGGGACTCTGCACCACCTGCACCTCgttcctgcctcctgctgcagcaggcagagagcctcTGCAGGAGTTCTTTGTCCTTCTGTCCCTTCCCTGATCCTCACAAGTCTGAttgctgtgcctctgccatgAGGAGCTGGAAGGCCTTTTACACTTCCctctcctggcagcactgcagggagtgctgctgtctgTCCCGTCCAAAAGGTGCATGGGGAGAGCCTCTCCCCTCAGCATTTGCTCAGGTCTGGCAAGGAGGCTTTCATTAAACCAAACCTCAGAGTCTGAAGAAGTCCACCCTTGGAAGTGAAGATGAAAGCAACAGCTTCAGGAATGCTCAGAGACTGGAACAAGCCCTGGAGTTTGGTGTGTGAaatgggcaggaggagctgagggctcagaGCTGACAGCCAGCCATGGGCTTCCCCTTGGAGCCTctttgccctgccctgggagctgctgcccctgaggcagagggaaggggaagaaggatTCACAGCCTCACAGTTCCCTTGCTGGGATAACCagaggctgtgctctgctgctttcctacCCACCTCTGCCCAAGTGCCTGAAGGGGATGTggtgccacctctgctgctctcacctTCAGCAGTGTCACAGCTGCAGGTGACTCTCAGAAGGGGCTGTCACCTCTCCAGAAGCTTCTAAATACTCTCCTTACAGAGCAGCCTCCTGGAGTGAAGGCatccagctgcctgggctgcacaaaCCAGGGCTTGGGCAGGGTGCTGCCATCCTGCTCTTGGTGCTGGGGCTTGTTCTGGGGCTGTTCTGAAGGTGCACTTTATCCCTGGCAAACAGCCTTTGCTGATGTTCAAGCAAACCTTTGTACTCCAGTTCAGAGGTGGAGCCTTTCCTGCTCTCCAAGGTCCAGCTGAAGCCTCCCTGCACACAATACATTTTTCAGTTCTTTTAAGAAGTTGTAGTCTGTggactccagcagcagagctctgactGCACAGGCCCAAAGCACTGCCTGCCAGAGTGGGTGAGAAGGACCCATGGGGAACTCAGGTTGTGGCAGTTGGTGAcaaagtgcccaggagccagcactggtccctggcaacccagagccagctgagtgctgagctgcaggcagagcagggagagcagcagcacagggaggggattctgcccctctgctctgctctgctcagcccccacctgcagcactgcctccagctctggggcccccagcacaaggacctggagctgctggagaggctccagaggaggccacagagatgctcagagggctgcagaacctcccctgtggggccaggctgggagagctggggctgtgcagcctgcagaagagaaggctccagggagacctcagagcagccttgcagtacctgaagggctccaggagagctggggagggactctggacaagggctgggagagccaggagaggaacaatggctttgagctgggggaggggagactgagagtggagatggggagactctggcacaggctgcccagggaggctgtggctgcctcctgcctggaggtgttcagggccaggctggatgaggccttgagcagcctgtgctggtgggaggggtccctgcccatggcaggggttgcaactggatgagctttgagctccctcccaacccattccatgatcctaGCTGGAGGAACCAATTCATGCCTTGGGGTGAACCCCCCAGGCCCTTgccaccagcagagcccttgggcagcagcagatccctgacctcagcaccctcacagtgggcAGGCTGGACTTggacagctctgctcttgtgcacagctctgctcttgtgcaGGGGGAAGAGCAAAAGTGAATTCATCCTTGACCAGCCTGATCAGCTAACAGGAcactgggctggctctgaggggggagctgctgaggtggcTCTGGGTGGGCTGGAAAGGAGGGGCTGGGCCCAGAGGGTGGTTAGCAGTGGCACAAAATCCAGTGGTGTACCCCAGGGGTCAGTCCTGGCTCTGGCTGAGGGGACAGGAGCCACCCTGGGTGAGTTTGCAGGTGGTacctggaggagcagggggtACACcaggggaatgtgctgccagccagagggACTGTGCCAGCCTGGAGGCAGTGGCTGCCAGGGACTGCCTGGAGCTCAACAGGAAGTGccaggcccagctcagcagggtcagccccctgccaggcagcttgcCAGAGAAGGCCCCAGAGGTGCTGGTGGgcacaggaggtgctgctgcagcacaggatgcctctggtgtcctgggctgccagcaggcagaggatccccagccctctgctctgccccagtgaggttCCTCCGGGGGTGCTGGTCACAGGGTAAGGGAGCACAGAGGTCAGTGGCACTCCTGGCCATGGGGAGCAGGCTTTGTGTTACACCTTCACCTCCCAGCTGGGAGTGGGAGGTTggcccttctgcagcagcccatTTAGCTTTCCCCATGGCTGCTGGAGATGACAGTTCTCTCTCAGGATTGCAGCAGGgactcccagtgctgctcctgtctCCCTGCAGAGGTCAGTCCTGACTCAGCACCTCAtgatggcacagcagagctccagctgggggcaggagcttcCCTGGCTTCCTGCTGAGCTCAAGCTGAATGAatcctctgcctcttcccagccctctCACAGCCTGACCCTTCCCCACTCTCTCTCTGGGTCTgggccctctcctccccagcctgggaggtggcacagctctgctcctgcagcagcctccccgtGGCAGTCCTGCAGTCTGTGCCAGTTTCCTGTTGTGTTAGAAGGTGAAGTGACTTGGCAGAGAATAAACCTCCTgcattccagctgctgctcagctggcagaggggctgggagcagggcccaGGTCTGAGTgagccccagtgcagcactctcAGTGCTCTCACATCCTCTCCACTGGCCTCTCACCATGTGGGCTGTGCCAACAGCGCTGCCCTCCAGGCTGCTTGCGCTCCATGAGCTCCCAGGACCCTGCCTGAGGAGTCTGGCCACAGTCAACCAGGAACTTCTCCAAGCATCATAACTAAAGTGCAGTTTATTGCCCCAGCggtgcagctgcttctgggctgcaggggatgcAACACTGTCTGCAGGGCACCTGTGAGTGCCAGGGTGGGAGGGTGGCAgcgccagggctgtgccctgtcccagcaggcttggctggtgctggcagggaaCAGCTGTGCATGAGACTGTCCCaaagcagccctctgctgccaccTCTGTCCCTCGGTGTGTGGGATGGGGTCAGGCCAGGCCCCACACttccaggctgtggatgtggaagGGATCCTGGGTGGAGAGGGTTTCGTTGTCGAAGGTCTCGCAGGGGAGGCTGCCCCCATGGTGCAGGGCTCCATCCAGCCACAGCCCAAACCTGCCGCTggggaggtgccagcagcacagtcagctgaggctgcctgcacagctccccagccaccCCCCTCCTGTTGAGGTGCCAGGCACGAGGGACAGgccagagggtggtgagagaggaCAAGCAGCCACCCCAGGGCTGCCACGGGGCCTGCAGGcaggactgcagcagcagggccatggggatggagtgccagtgctgctgggcagcccccaCTGGTGTCTGTGGGCTCAAAccacagggcagcctgggctcagaCCGTGGCCCTGGTGGCCATCAGGGCAGTGGAGGCTCTGGGCCACTGAAGCTGCCAGCGTGGCTCCTACCTGCCTGCCCCAATCatcagcaggtccatgtcccctttcaggaagaagttgtttctgCCAGTCCACCTGAAGACCTGCATGGGGACAGCGGTCAGCCAGCACCGGGGGCTGCGGTGCAGTggccctgtccccatccctccctgtcctgcaagGGGCAGCTGATCCCTGCTGTGTGCCCGCAGGGAGATGTGACCCAGCCTGTGGGCATTATCCTAGCTCTGGCTCGAGATTCCCCTGGGATTCCCCTGGGATTTGccttctctccccagccctgggccggCCTGGGGGATCACAGCCAGCAGGCGCCCAGCTGCTCCTCGCAGCTCTGGCCAAGTGCAGTCACTCAGCAGCACCTTGGGGATGCTCCTGGCGTTGCCAGGTCCCAGGGGCACcgccagccccccaccccctgggaTGCCCTACGGccggcagcctgcagcccccacctTCAGCTgcggggagaaggagaagaggaaggtctCCCCCGTCCCGTAGAAGCCTTCGCTGTATcgaatgctgctgctggagaaggcacCGAAGGCCTGGGGGGAACAgaaaggaggggggtgggggggtcccATTCCGCGCTGCTCGGTGGGGCTCCCGGGGCCAGGACCCAGCCCCATCGTGCTGCCGGTGGTGAGGATGTGGCCAAGCCCCAGGTGGTGCCAGGTTCGCTGTCcctggtggcacagggcagctgggccGGGAGGCTCTGGCCGTACCTGCAACTCGGTGTCCCTGacgagcagcagggcaggggaccCCGGGCGCCCCCCTCGCTGGTACAGGGTCCGCAGGCTGCAGGCGTCCCGCCCGCGGCAgtacagcagctgccagggctgcttcgTCAGCCGGGGGGGCAGGTGTGGgctcagctggggcagagggggctcagccagggctggcaaCCTGCTTCCGAGCAGCCTGCCCCGAGCAGCGTCCCAGGAGATGTGCCCAAGCAGTcaccgccccccacccccaccgaGCATCCCCCAGGGGAGTTTCCCCACAGAGcgacctcctcccccccccccccagcatcctaCGGCAATGTCTCCCCGAGCATCCTCCCCCTAAGcacaaccacccccaccccaccccaagcaTCTGCTCAGGAGACCTCCTCCCCGCTGCGCATCCTCCTGAGCGCTGTCCCCAGGCATGCTCCCAAGGAGCCTCCTCAAGCTCCCAGCCTGAGAACCCTTCTGAGATGCCTCCTTGAGCAtacccccactgccccccacccccccccccccccggcaacCCTCTaagaggcactgctggggggcggggggggggggtgtctccAGAGACGGGAGGAGGTCACCCATCTGTCCTTGTGCTGGACC
It encodes:
- the TLDC2 gene encoding TLD domain-containing protein 2, which translates into the protein MRGLRGRYQLLPGQDEELPAGREELDGEEQPGWEGAPAETPAPEEPSRLVLSTASSILQDREIQELSPHLPPRLTKQPWQLLYCRGRDACSLRTLYQRGGRPGSPALLLVRDTELQAFGAFSSSSIRYSEGFYGTGETFLFSFSPQLKVFRWTGRNNFFLKGDMDLLMIGAGSGRFGLWLDGALHHGGSLPCETFDNETLSTQDPFHIHSLEVWGLA